From one Desmodus rotundus isolate HL8 chromosome X, HLdesRot8A.1, whole genome shotgun sequence genomic stretch:
- the LOC112322466 gene encoding small ribosomal subunit protein eS27-like, translating into MPLTKDIHPSPEEKRKHKKKHLVQSHQFPHHDVKCPGCFKITTIVSHIQTVVWCVACFTVLCQPTRGKSKADKGCSFRRKQH; encoded by the coding sequence ATGCCTCTCACTAAGGATATCCATCCCTctccagaagagaagaggaaacacaagAAGAAGCACCTGGTGCAGAGCCATCAGTTCCCACACCATGATGTGAAATGCCCAGGATGCTTTAAAATCACCACCATCGTCAGCCATATACAAACAGTAGTTTGGTGTGTTGCCTGCTTCACTGTCCTCTGTCAGCCCACAAGAGGAAAGAGCAAGGCTGACAAAGGATGCTCCTTCAGAAGGAAGCAGCACTAA